Genomic DNA from Perca flavescens isolate YP-PL-M2 chromosome 23, PFLA_1.0, whole genome shotgun sequence:
CAGGCTGAAATTAGATCAAGCTGGTTTCTCCACCATTGGTTTCACCtaagtaacgtaacaaaaaacAGATAGTTGATTTCAATGAGCAGAAACCTGACATAAGATATGCTTAGAAAGGGTTAGTCAATGTAGTTCTAGTGAACCAGTGGCAACATTTTCTGTCACCTCTTTATTTTACAGATTAATTACATTGTGAGTGATTCAGAGTTCCACATCTTGAATAGCTGGAGGCAGGAAGACCAGAGCACTCACGAGGTAATCCACTGCCCACAAAAAACTCAGTCACAAAGTAACAATATAATATGACTGTTAGTATACAGTAGGTCATACAGTGACTATCATTGCATGTTCAAGCTATGTTTTCAGCAGCTCCAATTTtccacattttgaaaaaaatgcaacatttaaACACCAGTGACCACATGTTTGCAAAAGTCTTCTTCAGAATTGGACTTGCGATAAGTTTATGCAGTTTCTCCTCCTGTCTGGCAGCTTATGTCAGCTCTGGCAGCTGTTGGGCCACCAAACCCGAGTGAGGACCCCGAGTGTTGCAGCATCCTGCACGGGCTGGTTGCTGCCGTGGAGTCGTTATGCAAGATCACAGAGCTGCAGCACGAGAGGCGCACCACTCTGATGGACACAGCTGAGAGAGTTGCCAATAGGGGTCGTATTATCTGCCTAACCAATGCTAAAAGGTAAACACTGGCATTAACATGGCGGAATATTAACAGCAGCAATTGACCAGATGTTGATAGATTCATATGCCTCTTAGCAACTTTGTTACATTGTTACTGTTTTGTACTTtacatgtattgtatgtgtACATGTATGGTCTTATCTTATGGTCATAAGTTACTCTATagtttataattataaaataagCTCTTGGTATGTGTTATGTCATTTAATATTGTGCTAATGCTTtgctctttttgtgttttatcaTACAGTGATACTCATGTGCGCATGTTGGAAGACTGCATTCAAGAAACTATTTTAGAACAAAACAAGCTGGCAGCAGGCTCAGACAGGTCAGTATCGGATGATGTATAAAGAAATGTCACTCGGTTGTTAAATTGATTATGATTTGGGGCGGCCTCTGACTCGCCCAGTgggagcgttcgccccatgttggctgagtcctgccgTGAcgtgggtttgaatccaacctgctACCATTTGCTGCGTGtcttcccccatctctctccccctttcatgtttaTCCACTGTCTCTGCTACTAATagagggaaaagccccaaaaaataatctttaaaaatgatTATGATTTTAACGTAAGCAAGTAACGTAAGTAATTTTTGTAGCGATTCTCATCACTTTTGAGAAAGTGATGAATGACTCATTTggtggtgttgttttttttatgtccaaCTTTTGTATTTTAGGTTGATGGCCATCCAGCAGTGTGACCTGGTTCTAATTCACATCCACCCACAGGGTGATGACGCGCTGGTGTCTGACAGACCAAAGAAAGAGGTGGGTGCTACCAAGGAAGACTTGAACATGAGGTTGTGTGATAACCTAACACCTAATGCTAGCACCATGGCACAGCTGTTAGTTCTCACTGTAGTTTCCTCTCTTGTTTTCTCAGATCTCCCCTCTGCTCACCAGCGAGGTTCACAGTGTTCGTGCAGGGCGGCACCTGGCCACCAAACTCAACATCCTGGTCCAGCAGCACTTTGACTTGGCTTCCACCACCATAACAAACATCCCCATGAAGGTAAGGGGCTTCCTGCCCATCGTCTGCCACATGCCTCGCCACGATTAAAACTCACATaaactttaaaaatattttttctttttatgctaGTACAAGTGTTTTCATGTCCAGAATGCAGTGAACCACTCCCTCTTTttacttgttttattttttcttttctctcacagCCTTCACACTATTTTTTGCTTGCTTAATCTTTATGAGCCCTTCCTCATCGATAAATACTCATGAAACTTTACAGTCTCATCTTTTTGTTTATCTCATCTGCATGTTGATTTGACTGTGACTCTGCTGCTGGTTTCATgctgtattttctgttttgctaGCCCACATTAAATGTTTGCGACCAGGTTAGTACtcttatcacacacacatcaaagtgAGGAAGGGTCAGAGTTTACACCACTTAGTGTACAATGTATGTTTTGAGCTCTACTTTTGCAACAGGCTTACATTACAGTGTCATTAATTTGTTTTGATGTGACAATTGGTCTCCAGATTTGCTGGTGAGGCTCCAGTAAAGGACAGGCAACTCTGGTCTTATGTGGACACCCAGGGAATGCAGAGTTTGGGGTCTGCTGAAAAGCGTAAAGCCTGCACACCTGAAATTTaactccttttaaaaaaaaaaaaaaaaaaaaaaaaagttacaactACACTGCCTCAccatttgttttaaaagaattaaaattGTTCTGGGAAAATCAACAATGTCAGCCAAAGGCTGATATAAAATGCAGAATAAGAACGCTGCATTCATCTGTCTTTATGTCCAAACATCTTTAACCAGTGTTGCCTCTTCTGAGTTATCAAATACTGTTAGTGTCTGTCAGTTGTTACACCTTAAAAGTTGTTCAAATTTCCCACTTGTCTCGGTTTCCCCCAttagttcccattcactccccCTTCAGTGTCTTGGTGTGGTCCATTGTGCTGTCTGGATAACTAGTTTCTCAAACGTGATTCCACCTTTTAGCTGTCCTAAAACTGCAATTTTTCTAGGTGTAGAAAGTTGTTAAAATCAGAACTTATGATTTAAAGAGTTTTTAGATCAGCATTTGCCAGGCCCCACTTTTGGACTTGGACCCAAACTATATAAAGCTGCTTTTGTAAGATCGGGAATCCATGATTAATGTCTAACAAGTGTAGGCTCGGCGTTGTGAATTTAAGGACATTTACGTTAAAAAAATACTAGTCTCTAAtgtgaatagaaaaaaaaaaaacgttacttGTCACCcagagagcttttttttttttttttttttactttgttcaTTATCATTTAGCCTTTGAAACATGAAATCAGCagtgttaatgtgtgtttgtgcgtgtgtattAGTTAGCACATTTTAGGAGCTGACTTCATACTGACCTGTATTTGTTATTTTCTCGGCGGATGGACAGGAAGAGCAGCACGCCAACACGTCGGCCAATTATGACGTTGAGCTCCTGCATCACAGAGACGCCCACCTGGAGTTCTTTAAAAGCGGCAAGTActgttttgaaaaagaaatgaaagcaaAACGAGGCATTTGAGTTGTGTTTGAGCCCAAATCCTCAAACTTTGCTCTATGACCTAAAtaacctaaataaataaattgtgctCAAAGTagatttgtttaaattatgagCACCGTGTTAGGAAATCTGCCTGCAGATTCTTTGACATCCTTGTTATCATCAGGAATGAAAAATTCCTATGTCCTCTTTGTGTCATGCAGGAGACTTGCATATGGCCGGCAGCAGCACTCGAGAAAATGGACTCAAAGAGACAATTACACTGAAATGGTGCACTCCACGAACCAACAGCATAGGTACAGTAGAGGCATAAACAGCTGAAGTTCTTATGTCATTTGATAAGGGTTTTAAGCTTTAAACACCATTCAGGGCAACATTTTTCATCCTTTagcaattacatttttgatttttgttgcagctttattttgaagtaggTGGGATTTAGAAAACAACTTTATTACTGTATTAAGCTTTTTTTGGaaaatatccctttaagcaTTGAAGGGTGTATTTGTGAAGAACAGCTATTCATTGCAGCATTGACTGAGCCAatctatttgtttttcttccccCCCCCCAGAGCTGCATTACTGCACAGGAGCCTATCGCATCTCCCCCACAGACGTAAACAGTCGTCCCTCATCATGTTTAACAAACTTTCTCCTCAACGGTAAGCTGGACAAAATCTGTCTTTTATCTAGCCCCTTAATTGACATTTACTTGTGACCACCAACATTTCTTGCCCCAAATTGATCTGCAGACTTAACTTTTTTGGCTTGTTGGTCGACTACTTCTCTTCCTAACTGACCACAGGTCGATCGGTGCTGCTGGAGCAGCCGAGGAAgtcagggtcaaaggtcatcaGCCACATGCTCAGCAGCCACGGAGGCGAGATCTTCCTGCACGTGCTCAACAGCAACCGCTCCACCCTGGAGGACCCGCCCTCCATCAGCGAGGGCTGTGGGGGCCGAGTGACAGACTACCGCATCACTGTACGTTTAGCGCACACCCACTGTATTGCaatatacatacaaaaaatCTTCAAAtggtaacagtttttttttttccccctttctgtTTCAGGATTTTGGTGAATTTATGAGGGAGAACAGGCTCATGCCTGTTTCAGAGTCTTCCCATGATCCCTCGGGGAAACTA
This window encodes:
- the ints13 gene encoding integrator complex subunit 13, which produces MKMFSVSHKTVFVVDHCPYMAESSRQQVECDVLTKSRGQGVIPLAPVSKSLWTCAVECSMEYCRILYDVYPLHKLINYIVSDSEFHILNSWRQEDQSTHELMSALAAVGPPNPSEDPECCSILHGLVAAVESLCKITELQHERRTTLMDTAERVANRGRIICLTNAKSDTHVRMLEDCIQETILEQNKLAAGSDRLMAIQQCDLVLIHIHPQGDDALVSDRPKKEISPLLTSEVHSVRAGRHLATKLNILVQQHFDLASTTITNIPMKEEQHANTSANYDVELLHHRDAHLEFFKSGDLHMAGSSTRENGLKETITLKWCTPRTNSIELHYCTGAYRISPTDVNSRPSSCLTNFLLNGRSVLLEQPRKSGSKVISHMLSSHGGEIFLHVLNSNRSTLEDPPSISEGCGGRVTDYRITDFGEFMRENRLMPVSESSHDPSGKLPAERAKAQLERHTRYWPMIISQTTIFNMQAVVPLANLIVKETLSEEDVLTCQKTVYNLVDMERKNDPLPISTVGSRGKGPKRDEQYRIMWNELETLVKTHAGATDRHQRVLDCIIACRSKPPEEEERKKRGRKREEREDKTEKNGSKDTDDKSWQESERLKGLLDKEEQESEVIKDSPDSPEPLNKKPRLCTEEVQPPERAKGPVSLLTMWSNRITVANSRKHQEFVGRVSSVNNKFELYQQLKDENGMDVNENGKSSR